The genomic DNA TTGGCCGCCGATGTCGCGTCGCGGCCGGTGAGCGCCACGATGACGCCTTCGCCGGCGAGAGCCTCGGCAATACCGCGCCCCAGCCCCTTGCTGCCGCCAAGCACCAGCGCACGTTTTCCGGCGATACCAAGATCCATGACCGACCCTCCTCGATTGCGGAATTCAGAATGGCTCGGCATCCGAGCTACACCAGATTTCCTCGCAGCGGAATCGTTTTGACGTCAGTGGATGTCGGAATGCAAAAGCCCGGCCGCACCGCGGCCGGGCTCTCAAGCGCCCTCCCTCATTCTGTCGCTTAGCGGCAGATGCGGATTTTCTTGTAGTAGCGGTTGCCGTAGCTGTCGTAGCGCTTCACCGTCTTCAGGAAGCAATAGGGTTCGTCCTCGTAGTAGTAGGGTCCGCCATAATAGCTGCCGACGTAGCCGACACGGCCGCTCCAGCCATGACCGTAGTAGCCGTTGCCGAAGCCGATCGAAATGCCACCGGCCTGCGAAGGTGCTGCAAAGGAGATGGCAGCGGTAATGGCGACAGCGGCTGCGACGATGAACTTGCGCATGATGATCTCTCCTCCGGATGGGTTGGGATGAACCTTTGTCATCCATGAGACGAAAGTCGCATGAAGCCGAGATATTCGCAGTTCCGGATGGAACAGGATGCTGCCGGCGGTTGCGCTGGATCGCAATCGGCCGGCCACAGTCCGTGCCGGTTGCCGGCCGTTGCGGCCTTCAAGCGGCCTTCGGCGCCGCAGGTTCACGAATGCGGGCCATCGCGAACACGTCGGCCAGCACACCGTTCCTCAGCGCATAGGCCCGGTGCGTACCCTCCATCTCGAAGCCGGCCTTGCGGTAGAGTGCGATAGCGGGCTCGTTGTCGGTAAAGACCGTAAGCTCGATGCGGCTGATGCCGAGCCAGTTATCGGCGGCGTCGATCAGAGCGGTCAGCAGCGACTTACCGATGCCCTCGCCGCGATGGTCGTCGTCGACGCTGATCCCAAGGGCCGCGGAATGATGCCGGCGCCCCTTGCTGCGATGCAGTCCGGCCATGCCGAGGATCCGGTCGGCGCGCTCGGCGACGATGACGACGCTGACGTCCGAGAGGCTCTCCAACCACTTGCGTGTCTGTTCCGGGGTGGCGAACGGCTGGCGCAGCGTGCCCGAGCGGATGCCCGGCTGGCTCATCAGCGCCGCGATCGCTTCGAAATCGACGACGCGGGCCGCGCGGATGTTGATATCTGAAGGGTCGTTTGCGTCGGTCATTGTTTCCTCTCTTTGGTTCCGAGGAAACAGGTCCCAACCCTGCTCGCCTCGGCAGGGTTGGTGGGGGACATTTCGCTTAAGTCAGCGCAACAGGTCTCCCGCACACCCCTGGGGTATGCGTGCAAAGCACCATGACGAGAATAGAGCGATTATCCATGCGGGAAGGATAGCAAGCGTGGGTAGAAAGACAAGCCCGCCGCGCCGGTTCGGGCGCGGGCGGGATCAGGTCACCTGCCAGGCGATATAGGCGAGCGTGGCGGCGATGAGCCACAGCGCGATGCGGCCGGAGCGCGTGTGTTTCGCTTCCGCCTTGCCGATCGCATGCGCGGTCTCGGCGTCGAAGCGCAGACCGTTTTCGC from Ensifer adhaerens includes the following:
- a CDS encoding GNAT family N-acetyltransferase; this translates as MTDANDPSDINIRAARVVDFEAIAALMSQPGIRSGTLRQPFATPEQTRKWLESLSDVSVVIVAERADRILGMAGLHRSKGRRHHSAALGISVDDDHRGEGIGKSLLTALIDAADNWLGISRIELTVFTDNEPAIALYRKAGFEMEGTHRAYALRNGVLADVFAMARIREPAAPKAA